GCAAAATTTGATCCATTACTTGCTAAACACTTAGAAAGCCGAGGAAACCAGGGCAGAGGAAATGTTTCATACATTTTATCAACAAGTTATGAAGAAATTGTCTTCTTAATGGCAAAAAAAGTTCTGGATTCCATTAGCAGCGAAATTGCCAGGGCTAAATACTTTTCACTGATTGTTGACTCATCAACTGACACTTCACACTGTGACCAACTTGCAATAATCATTTGATATGTGAGCGAGGAAGCTGTTGTGGAAGAAAGATTTATTGGGTTTGAATCTTTATGCGGACATAGCAGAAAGGCTATGGCAGATGCTGTCAAGAAAACATTAGATAAGCTTGGATTAAACATTAAAGATGCTCGTGGTCAGTCATACGACAATGCATCTAACATGTCAGGAAAATACAAAGGCCTGCAAGCACTACTGAAAAATGAAAAcctaaacattaaatttattccTTGTGCAGGACATTCTCTAAATTTAGTTGGCGTAAATGCTGTTGACAGCTGTGAGGCTTCATCTGATTTCTTTGGGTTTCTCCAATCGCTGTATAACTTCTGTGCTTCTTGAACTCACAGATGGCAGATAGTTTGTTCAGGTCTTGTAGGTGGTGCTGGAAAGGACAGGAAAGTTACCATTAAAAGCCTGAGTGGGACAAGGTGGTCAGCAAGAGCCATTTCtactaaagttttaaatttaaattataatcatatcCTTGAGACATTAGAATCAATTATTCTGGATAAAGATGAAAAATGTCAGACACAAAACGAAGCCactgcacttttaaaaaaaattaaaactttagatGTTGCTTTTATGACGGAGCTATGGCACTGAATAATGTTATGATTTGATGCTGCTAGTATAAAACTTCAGGATAAAACTGCAGATCTGGATCTGGGTGTTCGATTGCTTAAATCTCTTTTGGAATATGTGACGTCAGTTCGTGAAAATTTTCTCGACATTCAAGAAAGCGCTAAAAAGTTCTCAAGCATTATTCCTAATCAGTACAAGcatgaaaataaaagaaagaagaCGCACAATATAGGGTTTGATGAAAATAGCAAGAATGAAGCGGTTCTTAGTggcaatgaaaaatttaaaatcaagtatttttttccCAATCAttgacaagttaaaaatgtGCTTAAAATAAAGGCTTTTTGCTTACGAGTCTGCCGAGAGAAAGTTATgttttctaactagttttcAGATCATGACCGTTTCTGTCATTGTTGCTGCTGCCAAATCCTTGTGTAAGATTTATCCTTCAGACTTAAATACGCAATTCCCTGATGGAATTATCCAGTTTTCCAAGTTCATGGCAAATGAGAAGAATATATCAGCACTTGAATGTTTACAAGCAATTCGTAGGAATAAGTTAGAATTAGTTTTTCCTAATGTTGACATCTCTTATCGAATTTTTCTTACTCTTCCCATTACTAATTGTAGTGCAGAGAGAGCATTTTCAAAAATGGCAATAGTTAAGAATGATCTACGTTCCTCAATGTTAAATGATcgtttaaatactttttgtttaatgacaATTGAAAGAacactgttaaaaattataaattttcaagaTGTTGTAGTTGATTTTGCAAATGTGAAAGCAAGAAAagtttctatttaaataaaaaagtaatcttatgttttttgcattcatttttaaataaacttttttaggaATGGGGCCCCAAATATCTTTCGGCTACCGGCCCCCAAGACCCTTAATCCGGCCTTGCAtgtgtaatttatataaaagagaTTTTGAATATTACATCTACTTCCATAGCACCACACTAGTTTATTGATGTTATCAATCTTGATTTCGCTAAAGGTTTTGATTCTGTACCTCACAATagatttatgttaaaattacgATCCTATGGAATAAACTGCAAACTCCAACAATAGATTAATTCCTTTTTACTAGGCTGAAAGCAACGCGCTTAAGGCAGTTAACAATACCAGCTCTGTTTGGATTGATGTTCTCAGTAGAGTTCCTTAAGGTTCTGTTATCGACCCGCTCCTCTTCATTCTCTACACATAATCTTGCAAAATTCACTGAAACTTCTGAGATttttgccgatgatactaaacttttttcttaaacctTAATACAGACTAATCTTGTTGATCTGCCGGATCGTCTGCGCATGGTATACGAGTGGACAAACACTTgattatataagtaaaaaaaatttcaaaatgctgTGTTATTCATTGCGGTCAAACCAATCCTCATTACACTTACCTTCTGCAAAATAAACAGGGTATAAATCTATGCCTAAGAAGCACTATAAAGAATGTAATTTAGTCATTCTTACATCTGATCTCAGATGTAAGAATGACTAAATTACATCTGAGATCAGATGTAAGAATGACATCTGAGATCAGAGTCATTCTTACATCTGATCTCAGATGGAGCATACATATTTAAGCAGTTGTCTCTTAAATTCTTGGTatgctaaaaaataaactcactCTCATTAATGAAAATATAGCACTCAAGTTAAGTAAAGTGTTTACAAGACCACACCTTGAATATGAGCTGTCTATTTGGgcttcgttttttaaaaactgatttagCCTGGTTAAATCTATTTAACGCAAATCAAGAAAATGGACTTCCAGCTTAAGACTTTTTCAACACTGCGAACATCAAAAAGGATTAAGTTTACGATCACTTGAGTTTTGGCGCCTACAATTTACtcaaatctttatattaatgCATCATTTTAATATAGTTAATGGTATACAACTACCAAAATTATTAACTCTTGTCTCTTGGTCATCATTCTAAAATAAGACGCGAGTATGTTTCAAACTTCGACAACTCGAAAACAAAGCGAGTATACCTTCCAAGACACTCAGTTATATAATAGATCATCAAAAGTCGGAATGAACTGagcaagtaattttttaaaaaagtagactAGAGTCCTGGTTGTGGAAAAAatttggaacaaatatttaaaaaactagttaTTTATAGTATGGTGTTTTTCCTGTATGCATAAATcgtatgttaattttattttaattattaataataataattattcataatttcTGAAATAGGCTGTgttgccaatatttttagatatttcacGTTTTTTACGCAATTTTCAGCCTTAAGAATATAACAAAATGACCAACGCCTTATAAAATGAACCTTCTTTGCCATTTGAGTATATGTATGTTAATTACAAATGACTGAAAAAGCCAATTTCTGACCTTTAATTTTTGATCATTTGCTAAATCCGAAGTAATGCTTGTTGTGAAAGATTCTTATTTTAACGGCATTCAGTTATCCCACTCTAGgagagttattaaaaaaaaaaaatgtaaacaaagtttGTGCggcatttttgtatttttaaaatttttttcgccAAGTTATATTATTCTggaaacaagttttatttaaaaaaaaaacataattcatAAGCCTTCATAATATTTCAAGTCTTGGATAAACTTAGATTTATCATAagattagattttatttaagttttgattgaattttattagaatttacaAAATGTCATGAAGATGAATTCATCAAGAATCTGGACAAGATATGAATCAAGTTCATTTCGATTCATTCCTGAACATTTATCAtccttttactaaaaaaaactttcatttaaatTCTACACCTCAATATGGTATAAATCATGTTAAAAATCCCTCACCAATCattattgaaaaacttatgCCATATTCTGAAGAAGTTCAAGTGAGCTCAAATCAAAAAGGTATTTTCAACAAGATTATTAAAACAGATTACATTATTAAATTGtcttaactaaataaaaaagttgctgtttttgttttttagaaaacatGGTTTCATCACTGAGTAGTGTATTATCCAGTGATAAACTTGCAATGGCTGTTCAGCTTGCAAAAATTGatatagcaaaattaaaaataatgttagatCCATGCCaaggtaaaactatttttgtttgaGATCATTTTTCAGGGTTCAACCAACTACTTCTTTTTGTTGCAGTTATATATAAGATTGAATAAATCATAGACTTTCTgaactttgataatttaaaaaatttagtttcttgctgtttgtttattttttatggcAAATTATAAATTTGGTCTTCTGCAATTTTCCTAATTGGTTACATagaataactcatttttttaaatatttaaatatagctatttttaaactagaaagttattatttttatatgccaAAAGTAATTAGTATGATCTCAGTTTGTGTCAAGAAAGTATAAAGTTTGCCATAAAAAGTTttgtacattattattatttcaaatttgtgcattttttatagtaaatttttatttacctatAAGTTATTTGTGACTAAGTTACAGttacacatttttaaaagtttccaaaaagatataattttatagttttaacttAACTTGtaatttgttgtgttttttttcccCAAATATATAGACTTGTTTTAAATAGAATATATCTGATTTTAGCTGAGTTAATGAAGGTTTTTACTTATGAGAAAAATGCAGAaactaatgaattaaaaaagaaaagagaaaaaatgatcaaaaagcCAAATCCTATATCAGATGTTAAACAacggttttttattattttaattaatttttttttatcattatttattaaaatatttaatactgtacaatttaaatatttacaaacttttatatatatgtatttgtgtgCATGCACTAGTgggtgtgcatatatatatatatatatatatatatatatatatatatatatatatatatatatatatatatatatatatatatatatatatatatatatatatatatatgtagaacCCTTAGATGTTGTccgaaagttttttatatatatgtatatatatatatgtagaacCCTTAGATGTTGTCCGaaagttttttccatattttgttgacaaaaagtaaaaattaaaatgcaagaccggaattatttttttttattaattgatagactgcctgccccaaccaaaccctcagtcgatgtatttgtcagtcgatgtagcaacactcccttgcgagtcaggctataagatagtcgatgtagcaacactctgcgcatgatttacagtaaaaaaaataaatataaaaacattttattcaaaaaattaaaaataaaaacattttattaaaaaaaataaaaataaaaacattgtttatattgttaaaaacattcagaatgtttttaaaaacattctggtCAATTAAATTTgcgtttttgtggtttttttaaaaaacgatttatttgtaattaaattaattgtttttactttcgTCCAACACGCAAATGTTGGACGAaagtcaaaatttattaaaagtgacGTATGTGTTGGCgtaaaaatcacttttttccTTCCGCTCTTCCCAAAGACAACAAGCTatagatctatatatatatatatatatatatatatatatatatatatatatatatatatatatatatatatatatatatatatatatatatatatatatatatatatatatagatatagatatagatatatatacagtgctgggcaaaatactttttaaaagtatttgaaataaaaataaaatagtctacctaaaaaatatttgaaatgaaaataaaaataaaatacaaagaaagtatttcaaataaaaattcttcataaaactattttaaatacaaaatactgGAATCGTACCGACTCGAATCGTACATAACAACTTTATTGACATAATTTAGCCTTTAAATCAACATTTATTGGCCTTTAAAAGTAACAGTTTTTCGAATGTTGCATCACTAAGATGTGGCGTCTGAATTTGTCCAGCAGTGCTAAATAACCGCTCAACAGGTGCGGACGAAGGTAAGGTCGTATTGTACCTCACAAGTACGTGTTTTATAACTTCATATTTTGCCAAGATTTTAAGATCCGTACCAGAGTCGCTTAAGTACGATAAACATTCGTTGTTGACTGTTGTTTGTTCTGCAATGTTAATTTTGCTAAACGAGAAAAAATCATCACTCATATCACTACCACCAGCTGATTGAGTACCTGGAAGTGGGTCAGGGTCAGAAATAGTATTCGCTCTGTCCAACAACTGTTGCTGCTGAGACTTAACTACACGAATGAAGAGATCATGACagaaatcttttttatcatCCGGAACCCATCTCATTTTGAAGTAGGGATGCGATACTGCTGCAATTATCCTGCTGGTATTATGTTCAGAAAATGATTGATGACCCTCAAATCTTGTTTTCAAGCTTGTAAGCATACATTCTGCAAATTTCTTAGCATGCTTCAGTGATTTCTGCTGTAGGTCCTGCAATTTCTGCTGTACGGTGTGCAGCGTCAGAAATACATCGTCAAAGTACACATTGTCACCTTGTAGCCTGTCAATGGCAACAGCAATAGGAGCCATTATCATTACATACTCTTCTAGACATTCCAACTCctgctttttaaacttttgcaaCTTCAAAATGTCGCATATTTTGCCAAGCTTATCTTGCAACTGAAGAATGCATTTCAATGCATCATACCGGGAGTTCCATCGTGTAGGGACAGGTATCAGTATTGCCCTTGCGATGATTTTTTTCACAGCATCGGATGCCTTGGAACTTCTACAAAGCAAATTCCAAATGCTGGTACACTTAGCAAATGCAGCTCgataaagacatttaaaattagCATCAGAATCACATGCTTTATCTGCATCAGTAGTTGATGTGAGGCTGAGAAAGTGACTATTGCAAGCTTTATGGTGAGGCAGAACAACTTCAGTATCAGCATCCGTGTCTTCGCTAACTGGTAAATTTAAGACTGCAGTCATGTCCGCTATTTAAACATCATTGTCAGAATTTTCtgcttcatcatcatcatcagttCCTGTTTTCTGAACTTGTTCTTCAGCAGTTGCAGAGATCCCTGAACCAGATGCAGTACTGCTAGTGTCTATAAAATATTCTCGGAAGGCTTTGTTAAAGTTAGAGGCATTATCTGTTACGGTTGCTGTAATTTTTTCCACATGTAACCCATAATCATTATGAATTTTTGAGATCATTGCAGCCACTAAGTCGTAAGTATGACTTCCAACAAAATGTTGACAGGAAAGAGCTACAGATATGCGTGATACTGAGCATTCAGTACTAATATCAATATAGTGAGCTGTCATTCCTATATAGCTCTTTCGGTTCACTGACCAAATGTCAGCTGTTGTACAAACAAATGGTACTTTACTGAAGACTGTTCTTTTATCATCACGCATTTTTTGCAAATGGGCATTTAATTGCTTGCCTAATGTTTTGCGACAAGGTATACTGACATTGCGATTGAGTCCGTGGATCAAATTTTTGAACGCTGGCTTTTCCACTGTGATCAAGGGGCGCATTTCCTGCACAACGTAGTTAGCAATAAGCTTGTCAACTTCATCCTGTGAATTGGCTGTTTGATTTCAAGGCATAATGTGCATTTATTTCAACTTCTTAGAAGCAGGACCAGATTCAGCAGAAGGTTCACCTCCAACTCCAGATTCCATCTCAGCTACCAAGCGCTTACGTTGTTTTGCAACTGAAACCTTGTGCTGCTTGTATTCATTGATTCACGTTTTGCCATGAGCATtctgcaacaacaacaatagtCAATCAACCGAGATTATTGCATTTATTTGTGTTATGTTATAGCATTAGTGTTTGTCTATGTTGCTTTATGTGTTTATCGTTTTTACTGTTTAGTGCGTGGTTTAACCGTTTTGTTTAactttcaatgttttttctttGACTAATTGACTGGCTGTAACTACTATGACTTTGAGATGAGAAtgattttattacatattttattcattgtttgctttgtttgttaaattgaacgattttatttaatatttatatttataccaTACCACATTAATCAATAAATTGTATTTGGTCTGGTCTCTTTCTTTTTCAGTAAATGTGCACGTGCCtcataatattatattgaaattaaattataatttttctatcTAATGACTAATGAGTAATGATTActgattattatataacaaacataaaatacacAGTATAATATAGTGTTTTTGTAGTTATGTACATACCTGAAGATGTTGAGTAAAATTAGAAGTTGCTTTCAGTGAACCACTGTAAGTTTTTTTACCAACACATAACATACACTGTGCAATAATTTTAACATCGCCTGtagttttactttttgatataattttgaaaaattttccaTCAAGTATAGCAGGGACAGCTTGTTCACTCTCAGCATTTTCATTTTCTACAATTTCATTTTCCTCTCTTTCGCCATTTTGGGATTTTTGGTAGATTGGTTCCCTCTAATCatagtaattaaataacaaattaatagaTACCATTACCAAAGGTGGTCCAAGGCAGCACAATCCAGCCAAAGAACTTTTGGAAaccaagttttaaataatttgctgTTGGTggaaaagtattttgtatttattatatgttttaaacaaaataaaaaatagccttaaaaagtatttgaaataaaattgaaaatattaatgaataaaagtatttgaaataaaaataaaagtaatacgAAAGTATttgaaatagtattttaaatgctttcatttaaaatactttttaaaatactcaacactgaatataaattacaattttttattattattattgtgacAAAATAggcaacagcaaaaaaatacaataaaaagtttttaaaatatttaacaaaaggtTAACGACTAATAAAATGGTAACTTTTATGTGAAAAGTGATATTTTATAATGGTTTAACTGTTTGTTTATATCTGGATATTTCCATTcaataaacaaacttttcttaattttaagcTCAAGTTTATTCGAGGCATGGAATTCAATATCGAGAAATagtcattattataattattaaaacaattactgTTAGCATGGagatgtttgtatatgtgtgaGTTTTTATCTCTCCTGTAGTGTTCAATCATTTGTGTTTAAAGGTGGCGAgaagtttataaatttgtataatacgctgtttctaaatttatattcctgcgcatacaaatttaaaaacaacatatgaTTTGAACTCTATATGAAGAGGATTGCCTTTGGAAGAAAATTGCCTTTGGTGAAAGcatattagaaattttaaaagaggtaaaaattaaaataaaatttataggtttacaatgttttttaatgatagagtttaaactcttttttgtttgatcaGATATATTAACATAAGGAAGTGTAAAGTAGTTTTTTATGATTTCTTGGTTTTCGAATTTATGTTGATTagtagaaatagtttttttggtaAGATAagaattataaagtttatttataagtcataataaaaaccaagcttagtattattaattttaaaggcTCTatcaattaaacatttaattaaatttacctTGTGTGAAAAAGAGATTAAACTACAAAAGGAAGTATGAAGACCTGAATATGTCTCCTTATGAAAAATGGAGGTAGATAAgaaactgtttattttttttatataattgtccAAGAAAGAGATATAAGATTCCTTTTCTATAgtaaaagatattgaattatattttttattgatatagtcAAGAAAATGGCATGCATCATTTTCTGATGGGAATGCAGCAAAAATGTCATCAACataacatttgtaaaatattgaCTTGACTTCATTGTATAATTTTAGCCATTTTCCCTGCTAATAGTAACATCTTTATTGAGTAATTTAAACTTAGTTTGATTGTATGAAGGAATAGTAACATTGTATGAACATAATAGTAACATCTTTATTGAGTAATTTAAACTTAGTTTCATCATATGAAGGagtatacaaaataataaatggttgttttttattttgtaatcaacGGTTGTTTATCATTTTGTATAAAACTATTTCTACTAATCAACACGAATCCGAAAACCAAGAaatcataaaaagttttgaagctGTGTTTCCCTACCAATAGTAACTTCTTTATTGAGTAATTTAAACTTAGTTtgatcatttattattttgtatattcCTTCATCATATGAAggaatttacaaaataataaacgattgtttattattttgtacaAAACTATTTCTAATAATCAACACGAGTCCGAAAACCAAGAAATCATGAAAAACTGCTTTACACTTCCTTATGTTGGTAATATATCtgatcaaacaaaaaagagtttaaactctatcattaaaaaacattgtaaacctataaactttaatttaatttctacctcctttaaaatttctaatatgtTTTCACCAAAAGATCCTCTTCTAGAGTTCAAATCatacattgtttataaatttgtatgcTTAGTAATTTCTGTTATATAGGTGAAACTTCTCACCATCTTAAAACACAAATGATTGAGCACTACAGGAGACAAAAACTCACACATATACAAGCATCTCCATGCTAACAATAATTGtttcaataattatattaatgattgtttCTTGATATTGGATTCTGACTCCAATAAATTTGAGCTTAAGATTAAGGAAAGTTTGTTCATTGAATGGAAAAATCCAGATATAAACAAACAGTTAACCCATTATAAAATATCACTTTTCACATAAAAGTTACCATTTTATTAGTCGTTAaccttttgttaaatattttaaaaactttttattgtatttttttgctgttgccTAATTTgtcacaataataataaaaaaaattgtaatttatattttattaccttataatatttgtatataaaaaaataagtcttatttctcaattattattatatatgtatatatatatatatatatatatatatatatatatatatatatatatatatatatatatatatatatataacttactttctgaccatcaatatggatttcgatcttctcgttctacagctgatttgctaacagtaataactgactggttttatcatgcattagatgaaggtggagaggttaaggccatcgctctcgacatttcaaaagcttttgataaagtttggcatgctggtcttctccataagctttcttcccATGGTGTATCTGGCAACATCTTTAAGATcgttgaatccttcctttccaatcgtagcataaaagttgtcctcgatggacaacactcttcttcttattctgtaacttcaggggttcctcaaggttctatccttggccctatactctttttaatttacattaatgatcttccagatattctcacatctaaggtggcattgtttgctgatgatactaccatttattcttgtcgtGATAAGAAACCatcactctctgattgcttggaatactgttgccatatctggggtggatcttctaatgatgccctttctcttttagacaaggtgccaaaacgcattgtaaatatagttggacctgctcttgcagccaacctccatccattatcacatcgtcgtaatgttgcttctctttctcttttctacaaatactataatgggcactgctctaaagagctagcgtctcttgtgccatctactaaaatttattctcgtgttactcgtcattcaattaagtgacatcctttttctgtgactgttcctaagtgctccaaaaacgcttatttgtctagtttttttcctcaaacatcagttctttggaatttgcttccttcatcttgctttcctgattcatataatttgcaatctttttagtCGTCcgcaattgttatcttgctctacaatcttcatcttttctctttcagtaacttccaactttaaTTAGTGGCTGCTTGCAGCCTTgctggaagcgaagatgtttaaaaaaatatatatatatatatatatgtatatatatatatatatatatatatatatatatatatatatatatatatatatatatatatatatatatatatatatatatttgtaaagctttccaatattttttaggttttcttTAAGTGTACATGCAGATACAAAGTCCACTGCTTCAAGAGAACAAAAATTAGCAAgtaaaaaaacagaaacaagATTGTCTACTCTCAACAAGAAAGAAAGCGAAGAACTACAGCTTTATAATGAGCTGATTAGCCATGCAAAAACATTAGGAgatgttgttaaaagtttaggTGCTCAGCCACATCATCATAGTAAAAGCggtgatttattttattgatgtctAAAATTTTCGACttgcaatttaaaaactataaaagcagaaaaaatgttgaaaatttccatcaaaagttgttcattttgaaaaactgcataaaatggtcaaaattaacattataagtttttcttataaatcttataaataggTCAAtagattaaaagttttaaaataaaaatgcttataCATAGTGGTTTCCTTTTTTGTACCTTTTGATACGAGttataatttttctgttttttgtctttaattagTTATGGTGAAAATTCAAATGgaataagaaaaacttttaaaagaaggaCAGGTGTTAGCCTTTTAAATAActgataaaacttttataaagttttatatttagaacTTCCTGTTGCTggcaattatatatattaaaatatatatatatatatatatatatatatatatatataataaaatatatatatatatattaaaatatatatatatattaaaatatatatatatataaatatatatatataaatatatatatatatattaatatatatatatatatatatatatatatatatatatatatatatatatatatatgtatttatatatatatatatatatatacatatatatatatatacacaggccttgttaagaagcgttatgccatttgaattttttgtacaaaaccCTTTCACCTTCACCTTAAGCCATTTATGTTACgccaaaacttttttcaataggattaaacagtcttttaaaatagtttatgcGAAAAACATTAAGCAGTAATTGTTGTAGCAACATTTTCACCGCAgttgtgaaataatttttttttagataaaaaaacacatagttaaataaatttttttctacttttgttttttaaaaaattttaatttaagtttattttattatacctaaattaaatttgtttttaaataataat
Above is a window of Hydra vulgaris chromosome 10, alternate assembly HydraT2T_AEP DNA encoding:
- the LOC136086191 gene encoding uncharacterized protein LOC136086191 codes for the protein MADAVKKTLDKLGLNIKDARGQSYDNASNMSGKYKGLQALLKNENLNIKFIPCAGHSLNLVGVNAVDSCEASSDFFGWQIVCSGLVGGAGKDRKVTIKSLSGTRWSARAISTKVLNLNYNHILETLESIILDKDEKCQTQNEATALLKKIKTLDDKTADLDLGVRLLKSLLEYVTSVRENFLDIQESAKKFSSIIPNQYKHENKRKKTHNIGFDENSKNEAVLSGNEKFKIKLFAYESAERKLCFLTSFQIMTVSVIVAAAKSLCKIYPSDLNTQFPDGIIQFSKFMANEKNISALECLQAIRRNKLELVFPNVDISYRIFLTLPITNCSAERAFSKMAIVKNDLRSSMLNDRLNTFCLMTIERTLLKIINFQDVVVDFANVKARKVSI